The Afifella aestuarii genomic interval CGCCTTTTCGAGCATCGCGAGGCTGGCTGAAGTAAGCGGCGCGGTGGTCCAGAACTCAAAGTTCACCTGGAGATTTTGCCAATCAGGATGTGCCTTGATGGCCTTAAAGAAGGTCGGTACGTTATGTTGTAGCCATCTTTTCACCTCCTTGTCTGGTGTCTCTCCGTAAGGAGAATGACCTTTGCACTCGATGAAGGTGACAGAGATATTCTCGCGCACTGCGACGATATCAGCCTCAGCTTTTTTCTCTTCTGCTTTGTATATCCGGTTTGTCATCACATGAGTACCATTCTTCCTAAGAACGTCGGCTGCTAGGTACTCGAAGAGCGTCCCTCGCAGCTGCGCGGCGGCTCCTTCAATTTTGCCAAACTTCTTGAAGAGTGCATCGAACTCTGCAGGGTCGATCGTTGAGGTGTGGGCGGCATTGTGCAGCACCTTGGATAGCTCAAGAAGACCTTCAGCCACTTCCTCGCCGAAGAGGTTCGCCGGTGTCGCTGGGACAATGCCATTTGCCTTCAAGAGCTGGAAGGCCTCGCCCTGAAACCGGGCGCCGACGAAAATCTGAAGGCAAGGTCCGATATTGCGCAGGCTTCGAAGGGTCCGGCACTTATTGATGAAAGGCCGAACCCCATCGGCAGTGATCAGATCGCCCAGATGGACATCGCATACTACAAAGCCAGGCCTGCTCTTACCGTTTTTACCCACCCGCACCATCGGCCCCAGATAGGACGGGGCGCTCAGGTCCCAAGCGAATGTTCCTACACGCGGCAAGGTCTCTGCCTCGCGCGTCGCAACCTGGCCATAGCTCACGATGCCAAGCTTCTTGAGCCAGTCGCTCACCGCCGTGAGAAGGAAGCTCTCAGTAATGAGCTGCGTTCGCGCCGTGAGCGCGAGAAAATCGTAATGCTCATCGGTTTGCACGATTGAGATACAATCGCCAAGCCCCGGAAGAGCTACGCGCTGTAAAAGCCCAGCCTCGCTGAGTCGAGAGAAGATACTCTCCGGTGAAAGGTGCTTTTTCTGAGCTACAGGTGCCCCGCATACGATCGGGAAGAGCTTGTCTGGAACGGCTCCACCTCGCTGCCGAAGAGCAGCGATCGCGTGTCCGTATGCCGAGTTGGTTTGCATCAAGGCTTCGACCAGATTCTCCCAGTAGCGGGGTGAGCCGAACTGCCGCTCAAGGTAAAGGAACCGGGCTTTGCGCGGAAACGTAACATAGCCGAGGCGGCGAATATTTCCCGAGAGTCGAGAGACGCGTTTGCGTGCCGCAACCGGCGAAATATTGAGGCTTTCTACTAGATACCCAGCGACTTCGCTCGAAAGGCAGGGGCCGCGGGTTTCCAAGAATTTTTCAATGAAGTCGCTCATGGTCATTTACGAATGTCACACAGCGCTTTTAATATCATGAGTACATGATGGGCCGCCTCTGTTTTTTTCGCATCCGCCTTTGTCATTGATTTTAATGATAAATTTCGCGCGGAAAAGAGCGTAGAGAGAGTACGATGTCACGGTGCACCTGTCCCGACCATGCCAATCGGTTCATTCCGTGATCCTAGAAGCACTTATGTCTGGTGCGACTTTTCCGGATAAAAATGCGCCTATCGATGATTGTCAGGCTTTGCGAGTCGTGACCCACGCTTGGCATTGCATAGTGGCCCTTGTGCAGTTCGCGAGATCTGTGTGCTAATTCTAGATGAACGACCACTTTCAGCAAAAAGAAAGGCCGATTGGAACGAGCGGAATTGGCGCTAAGCTGCCATTCCGTTTAGGAGGCCAGCGCTGTGGGAGGGCTCTTCGTTTTGACGGAAGGTGTTATATATGACTGATACCTCGTCCACAGCGGCCGGCTGACACGCCCACGGCGAGCGGTCAGTTAGCATAGCGCGCAATGCTTGCAGACCTCGCTCACCCCATCCGCCGCTCCCGGCCGAGCGTCGGCCTCCCCCACAATGGTGAGGGAGAGCATGGGCTACGTTTCTGGCTCACCCGCTTCGCAAGGACCTCGCCGCGCTGTGGCCGCTTTCAGCCTCAAACCTCGCGCCGAAACACAACTTTTGGAGATCAGATCATGGCGTCGGAGCGGGTGATACGGAGCGGGCAGTGTCATTGTGGGGCGGTGCGTTTTGAGGCGGAGCTTGTCGATGATCTTGCGACGGCGCGGCGGTGCACCTGCTCTTTTTGCCGGATGCGCGGTGCGGTCGCCGTCTCGGCGGTGACGGGCGGCGTCAGGATCGTCGAGGGCGAGGCGTTTTTGACGCGCTACCGGTTCAATACCGGCACGGCGGAGCATTTTTTCTGTTCGCGCTGCGGGATCTACACGCACCATCAGCGGCGCTCCGACCCGCTTCAGTACGGCGTCAACGTCGCGTGTCTTCAGGGGCTGAGCCCGTTCGATTTCGCCGAGGTGCCGGTCACGGACGGCGTCGAGCATCCCTCCGACACCGGTCGGCCGTCGCGCCTCGCCGGCGTTTTGCGCTTCATTCCCGCGGATGACGACGCGACGTCGTGAACGGGCGGCGGGTGAGATGAGAACGGACGCTGCGGCCTGACGGGGCCGCGGCGACCCCCACCCGCCGCGCCGGACGGCGCGTCGACCTCCCCACAAGGGGGAGGTGGGAGCGTGCGGCGTGGCCTTGCTGGAGAAATGGGCGGCGAGGAGGGTGGAGCGGCGTTGGGGCGCGAGGACGGCGGGAATGGATCTGCGTGCCTGGATTTGAGAGCGGGCCCAGATTTTAGAGGGGGCACGGCCGTCCCCCTCCCCCTTGTGGGGAGGGGTTAGGGGTGGGGGTCCGCTGGAAGAAACAACGTCTGAGATCTGACGGGGCCTCGGCGACCCCCACCCGACGCGCCGGACGGCGCGCCGACCTCCCCACAAGGGGGAGGTGGGAGCGCGCGGCGCGGCCTGGCGGGGTTATGCGGCGGCGGCGTTTGCGGGGCGGGGGTGGATGGCGATGCGGTTGCCCCAGGGGTCGGTGAAAGAGCGGTCGGTGAAAGAGCGGTCGGGGAAGCTTTTGGCGCCGAGGCGGGCGGCTGCCTCCGGGGTGGCGGCGAGGACGAGTTCGCTGAGGCCGGCCGCATCCGGGCTGCGCGGGCCGGCGCCGCGGCTGTTCCAGACATTGGTGCCGATGTGATGGTGGTAGCCGCCGGTTGCAAAGAAGCGCGCGGCGGGAAGCGTCGCGGAGAGATCGAAGCCGAGCGCGCCGCGATAAAAGGCTTCCGCGTCGCCGACATCGCCGACCTGCAGATGCACATGGCCGATGACGGTGCTGTCGGGCGCGCCGGACCAGCGGCCGGGCGCCTGGAGGAGGCTTTGGATGTCGAGCGGCCGCGTGTCCATCGCCACCATCTGGCCGTTCCACCTCCAGTCGGTGCGGGGCCGGTCGGCGTAGATCTCGATGCCGTTGCCTTCGGGGTCCCGGAGATAGACGGCCTCGGAGACGAGATGGTCGGAGGCGCCGTCGAGCCGTCCGCCGGCCTCTGCGAAATGCCGCAGCCAGCGGCCGAGATCGTCGCGATGGGGGACGAGGAAGGCCGTGTGGAAGAGGCCGGCCTCGAAGGGGAGGGACCGCGCCTTCGCGTCGCGGCGGAGCTCGATCAGCGGCCGGTCGCCCGCGCCGAGGAGGCGGCTTTCGCCGTCGCCGGCGATTTTTTCAAGCCCTATGACGCGCTCATAGAAATCGCCGACCGTGTCGAGATCGCGGACGGTGAGGGCGATATGGTCGATCGAAAGCGGGGCGTTGCTGGTCGCCATGAAACATCTCCTTGGGGCGCGCCGGGGAAGGGCGCGCCGGGAAAGGGTGGAGGCTGGGGGCGCGTGCTCGGTGCGCGTTCATGGACGGAATTTAGGGCGGGCGGTCTGTCGCGATAACGGGCTTGATGGGCGAATGACTGTCGCCGTATCGTAGACAATATGGATTATGCGGACGGGATCCGAAGCTTTGTCGCCGTGGTCGAGACGGGCTCCTTCACGACGGCCGGAGAGCGGCTCGGCATCTCCAACAAGCTTGTCAGCAAATATGTCGCCGCGCTCGAAGAAAGGCTCGGGCGCGCGCTTCTCTACCGCACGACCCGCTCCGTCTCGCTGACGGAGGATGGCGAGCGCTGGCTGCCCTATGCGCGAAACGTTCTGGATTCGCTGGAGGCGGCGGATGCGGCGCTGATCGACAGCGACACCGAGCTTGCCGGGCGGCTGCGCATCACCTCCGGCACGACCTTCGGTGAATTGTGCCTGGCGGACGCCGCCCAGACGTTCATCGAGACCTATCCCGGCATGCGCGTCGACCTCGTTTTGTCGGACGAGATGACGGATCTCGTAGCGGGCGGGTTCGACCTTGCGGTGCGCATCAGCGTGCCGCGGGATTCAAGCTACAGGATGGCGCGCATCGGGACGATCACGTCGCAGATTGCGGCAAGCCCCGCTTATCTTAAAGCGCATGGCACGCCGCGCCGTCCCGAGGATCTCGCCGATCACCAGGCGATCTTCGATCTGAACGACGATCCGCCGCGGCGCTGGCGTTTTTGCGACGGCAAGAAAGAGAAGGTGGTGGAGGTGGCGGGGCGGCTTGCCGTCAACAGCGCCTCGGCGACGATCCGCCAGGCGATCGCCGGGCACGGGCTGATCCGTGCGCCCGATATCTTTCTAAAACCGCATCTCGCCCGCGGCGATCTCGTCACCGTGCTCGACGATTTCACGGTGCGCGACAGGGCGCGCGACAGGGCGGGCGAGCGCGCGATCCATCTCCTGACCGCACCGAGCGCCTTCCGCTCCGATAAGGTCGCGGCCTTTGCGGCTGTACTCCGGCAGCATCTCGACCGGCTGAGGGGGCGGGCGTGAGCGGTGCGGCCTTGCTGAAGAAGCGGGCGTCGAAGGGGGCGTTGCGGGGGCCGCAGATTTCAAAGTGGGCATGGGTTTGAGAGGGGGCACGGACGTTCCCCTCCCCCTTGTGGGGAGGGGTTAGGGGTGGGGGTCCGCTTAGGAAACCGGCGCTGGGTGGTTGGAACGAATCCGGCGACCCCCACCCGACGCGCCGGATGGCGCGTCGACCTCCCCACAAGGGGGAGGTGGGTGCGTGCGGCACGGCCTTGCGGGGGGTACGCGGCGGCAGCGTTTGCGGGGCGGTGAAAGAGGGTTTGGAGTCGAGCCGACGGCGTCATGGCCGCGACCAGGCGCGCAGCATTCCCGATCTGGAGCGATGTGCGAGACGTCGGCGTCCTAGCTTTGTGTGCTGATTTCAAGTTTCACCGTCGGAAAGTCGAAACGGACGGAGGACGAGTCCGATTTCCAGAATATGACGGAATGGTGCTCGCGCGATCCGAAGGGCGGTCCCGGCAGGGGCAGGCTCGTGAACTCGTAGAGCACATCGGGCCCGCTCACCCCGATCTCGAACCAATGCCTGGATGCGCCGGTGAAAAAGCTCTTTTCGGAGAAGCTCATGACGGATGCCTGGAAACGTCCGTCCGGCGAGCTCCGCATTTCGCCCGTGCCGATCGGCATGGAATCGACGGACCGGTAGATGCCCAGGATCCCGATCACCGCGACCACTGCGAAAACGGCGGCGGCTATGAAAATCTTGCGTAACAGCACTCTCTACCTCCCGGTTGACGCAGACCATACTCCCGGCGTGACCCACGCGTTTTGGCCCTGTGTCACCATCCGCTGGAGCCCGTCCTGTTTGAGCGGACAGGCGGCGGCCGGATCGAGGTGCTGAGCCTGATCAACGCGCGGGGCGATCGACACGTCACGCCAGAGTGCGGAGTCTGGCGGTTTCAAGAAAACATGACATGTCGCTGCAGCCGACGAAAATGGACGCGATCCTGCCGTCCGGCGACCGTGATCCGTAGGACCGCTGACAACCTGTCCGCGCGATCGGGGAGTTTGTCGCGATTGGGCCGGAAGCGGGCTGGCATGGCCCGGCGCGGCGCGGATGCACGGGATCGCAGCCGGCTCACCGTCCTTTGCCGATGTCGTCTGCCGGGCCCTTGCGACCCTCTCCCGAGATCGCAGCGAATAGCTGCATCGAGCCCTTGGCGGACCTTCCGGACGGACCCTACGTTGATAGATCACGAACCGCGACGGGAGTTCAATGAGATGAGGCCAGACCGATGCTGACGATTGCCCAGTTCGCCGAAGGCGTGATGCGCCACGGGGAGATGACGGTCCTGATTTATGAGCCGCAATCCGTGTGCTACCTGATGAGCGGCCAGCCAGTCTGCGCGAGAATCCACAATCGTGGCGAAACGACACGCGAACTTGCGCTCTCTCTTGTTTCAGCGCGCTTCGGCGAGATCGCCAGAAGCAATGTATCGCTTCCGCCGCGCGGAAGCGCGTATTTTTGGGGCCATCAGCCCGAGCTCGCCGAAGGCGACCGTATCACCCTCACCGTTGAGGCCCAAAACCCGAGCGAGAGGCTGACGGCAACCACCACCGTCTACGCCCACGACCGCGCCCGGGTCGGCTCTGAGCGTACGTTCCCCGGCGCGAGCGAAGCTGAAATCAGCGCATTCGAGGAGGCGGCAAGGATGCGCTTTTGCGACGACTACCGGGAGTTCCTTTCGACCCGCAACGCGCTTCGGCTGGTCTTCTTCCGCGGGGCGGACTGGCAACCGATCGAAGAGTGGGTCGAGGCGCTGAACAAGGCGGAAGAAAGCCTGCCGGACGAGCTTCAATTCGAGGACCTCACCGACATCTTAGGCATCGGTACGCCCGATCCGCGCCTCAATCAGCCAGAGCCCGTGCGGGCCGACCCTCGGCTTCAGTTCTACGATCTGAGGCTCTACCCTTACGGCTATCTCCTGGGCGACGATGGGGGCGGCAATCCAGCCGTCCAGGTGCCGAGCGGCAAGCACGCCGGCACGGTGATGAAGATCGACCACGACGTGTCCGGGCTCATGACGGGCCTTTTCGAGGAAGATCTCGAGGAGGGGATGCGGGAGGAACTGCCGTTCCAGAGCCTTGATGGTGTCTCCAGTGACGATTGGTGGGACGCGATGATCGAGAACGGGGTCGTGTATCAGACATTCCCGAGCTTCAGCGACTTTCTCGACCGCCACGTTCGCCGGCAGACGGTGCTTATGGAAACGCTATCCCAATTCCGCGCCTGAAAGCTCGGCCCGGGCCGCAGGGCCCGGCACGTGCCCGGAGCCGTACAAGCTGCTATCGGCGCGCGAGGCGGGTCAGAAACTGGCAATCCCTCTCGAAAGATTTCAGGCCCTCTCGAAAGATTTCAGGCATCGGGAGTGGATATTAAATAGCACTCTTTGTCCGATGAGTGGCCGGTGCTCGCGTGGGAGGCGTTAGAATATCGTGCGAGCCTGCCAAACCGCTCATTCGCTGCGAAAGCGGATATGGGGGCGACCGGTGTCGTCGGCGGGGCTCACCTCCGCCTTGATGCGGAAGACGTCGCGCAACAGGGGTTCGGTCAGGACGTTCGACGGCAGGTCGCAGGCGACGAGCGCGCCGCCCGCAATGACGGCGATGCGGTCGCAGAACATGGACGCGAGATTGAGATCGTGCAGCGCCACGACGCTGGTGAGGTCGAGATCGCGCACCATGCGCAGGATCTCGATCTGGTGGTGGATGTCGAGATGGTTGGTCGGCTCGTCGAGGAACATGATCGTCGGCGATTGCGCCAGCGCGCGGGCGATGTGGACGCGCTGGCGCTCGCCGCCCGACAGCGTCTGCCAGGGCTGGGCGCGACGCTCGACCATGTCGACGCGCGCGATGGCGGCGGCGACGGCGGCCTCGTCGGCGGGCGACCAGCCGGAAAGGGCCGAGCGATGCGGCGTGCGCCCGAGCTTCACCACGTCGCGCACGCTGAGATTGGTGTCCGATGCGGCGCTCTGCTGAACGAAGGCGAGCTGGCGCGCGAGAGCGCGGCGCGACAGGTTTCCGATCTCGCGCCCCTCGATTTCGACTTGTCCCGAGCGCGGCCGCTTCAGCCCGGCGAGAAGCCGCAGGAGCGAGGATTTGCCCGAGCCGTTCGGACCGATGAGCCCGAGCGTCTCGTTCTTTTCGACGTGCAGGGAGACATCGCGCACGATGGTTTTTCGTCCGACGCCCCAGGTCAGATTGTCGGCGCGGATCGTCATGCACGTCATGTAGCGGGCCGCGCGCGATAGAGGATGATGGCGAAGAACGGCACGCCGACGAGCGCCGTCACGACGCCGATCGGCACCGTCTGCTGTGTGGCGACGACGCGCGAGGCGATATCGGCGAGCACCATGAAGACGGCGCCGAGCGCGGCCGAGGCCGGCAGAAGGCGCAGATGCAGCGGGCCGACGATGTAGCGCGCCGCATGGGGAACGACGAGGCCGACGAAGCCGATCGCGCCGACCATGCTGACGATCGTCGCCGTGATCAGCGCCGTTACCGCGAAGAGGACGAGACGGATGCGCGCCACGGGCACGCCGAGCGCCGCCGCATCCTCGTCGCCGAAGGTGAAGGCATCGAGCGAGCGGGCCATCCAAAGGCAGACGGCGAGGCCGAGCGCGATGACGAGGGTGAGAAGCTGAAAATCCGGCCAGCGCACGCCGCCGAAACTGCCGAGAAGCCAGAACATCACGTCGCGCGCCTGCTGGGCGTTGCCCGATGTCGTCACGATGTAGGAGGTGAGGGCGTTGAAGAGCTGCGCCGCCGCGACGCCGGCGAGGATCGTATGGTTCGGGCCGCTGGTGGCGCCGTTGGAGAGAAGCGCGACGAGGGCGAAGGCCGCAAAGGCGCCGGCAAAAGCGCCCATCGACAGGGAGAGGCTGCCGGCCCCGATACCGAGAACGATGACGCAGACGGCGCCGGTCGAGGCGCCCGCGGAGACGCCGAGCACGAAAGGTTCGGCAAGCGGGTTGCGCAGGAGCGCTTGCAGGATGGCGCCGCAGAGCGCGAGACCTGCCCCGGAGAAGGCCGCCACCAGCGCGCGGCTGAGCCGCAGATCCCAGACGACGGATTCCTG includes:
- a CDS encoding GFA family protein codes for the protein MASERVIRSGQCHCGAVRFEAELVDDLATARRCTCSFCRMRGAVAVSAVTGGVRIVEGEAFLTRYRFNTGTAEHFFCSRCGIYTHHQRRSDPLQYGVNVACLQGLSPFDFAEVPVTDGVEHPSDTGRPSRLAGVLRFIPADDDATS
- a CDS encoding VOC family protein, producing the protein MATSNAPLSIDHIALTVRDLDTVGDFYERVIGLEKIAGDGESRLLGAGDRPLIELRRDAKARSLPFEAGLFHTAFLVPHRDDLGRWLRHFAEAGGRLDGASDHLVSEAVYLRDPEGNGIEIYADRPRTDWRWNGQMVAMDTRPLDIQSLLQAPGRWSGAPDSTVIGHVHLQVGDVGDAEAFYRGALGFDLSATLPAARFFATGGYHHHIGTNVWNSRGAGPRSPDAAGLSELVLAATPEAAARLGAKSFPDRSFTDRSFTDPWGNRIAIHPRPANAAAA
- a CDS encoding LysR family transcriptional regulator, with translation MDYADGIRSFVAVVETGSFTTAGERLGISNKLVSKYVAALEERLGRALLYRTTRSVSLTEDGERWLPYARNVLDSLEAADAALIDSDTELAGRLRITSGTTFGELCLADAAQTFIETYPGMRVDLVLSDEMTDLVAGGFDLAVRISVPRDSSYRMARIGTITSQIAASPAYLKAHGTPRRPEDLADHQAIFDLNDDPPRRWRFCDGKKEKVVEVAGRLAVNSASATIRQAIAGHGLIRAPDIFLKPHLARGDLVTVLDDFTVRDRARDRAGERAIHLLTAPSAFRSDKVAAFAAVLRQHLDRLRGRA
- a CDS encoding SMI1/KNR4 family protein, producing MLTIAQFAEGVMRHGEMTVLIYEPQSVCYLMSGQPVCARIHNRGETTRELALSLVSARFGEIARSNVSLPPRGSAYFWGHQPELAEGDRITLTVEAQNPSERLTATTTVYAHDRARVGSERTFPGASEAEISAFEEAARMRFCDDYREFLSTRNALRLVFFRGADWQPIEEWVEALNKAEESLPDELQFEDLTDILGIGTPDPRLNQPEPVRADPRLQFYDLRLYPYGYLLGDDGGGNPAVQVPSGKHAGTVMKIDHDVSGLMTGLFEEDLEEGMREELPFQSLDGVSSDDWWDAMIENGVVYQTFPSFSDFLDRHVRRQTVLMETLSQFRA
- a CDS encoding ABC transporter ATP-binding protein, whose product is MTIRADNLTWGVGRKTIVRDVSLHVEKNETLGLIGPNGSGKSSLLRLLAGLKRPRSGQVEIEGREIGNLSRRALARQLAFVQQSAASDTNLSVRDVVKLGRTPHRSALSGWSPADEAAVAAAIARVDMVERRAQPWQTLSGGERQRVHIARALAQSPTIMFLDEPTNHLDIHHQIEILRMVRDLDLTSVVALHDLNLASMFCDRIAVIAGGALVACDLPSNVLTEPLLRDVFRIKAEVSPADDTGRPHIRFRSE
- a CDS encoding FecCD family ABC transporter permease; its protein translation is MLVALAFVVALATTIGDFRIGLGTVVLAITNGLGLTGADIPPIQESVVWDLRLSRALVAAFSGAGLALCGAILQALLRNPLAEPFVLGVSAGASTGAVCVIVLGIGAGSLSLSMGAFAGAFAAFALVALLSNGATSGPNHTILAGVAAAQLFNALTSYIVTTSGNAQQARDVMFWLLGSFGGVRWPDFQLLTLVIALGLAVCLWMARSLDAFTFGDEDAAALGVPVARIRLVLFAVTALITATIVSMVGAIGFVGLVVPHAARYIVGPLHLRLLPASAALGAVFMVLADIASRVVATQQTVPIGVVTALVGVPFFAIILYRARPAT